The genomic DNA atccacctttttttttacttcccAAGCTTATTTAAAACGCCAGCTGGAGAGCTATGTGAAGGTTCTTTCGGTGCCCACGAGAATCTTCCGCATGCAAAAGCGCAGTGGCCTGGTACCCGCCCGCCTTTTGGGAGCTGAGCATGCGCGCGGCGACGTGTTGACCTTCCTGGACGCCCACTGCGAATGCTCGCGCGGATGGCTGGAACCACTTCTCTCGCGGATCAAGGAGTCCCGTAAGGTGGTCATATGCCCCGTAATCGACATCATATCCGACGACAACTTCAGCTACACGAAGACCTTCGAGAACCACTGGGGCGCATTCAACTGGCAGCTGAGCTTCCGTTGGTTCTCCTCGGACCGCAAGCGTCAGACCCCAAGCAACAGCTCCAAGGACAGCACGGCTCCGATAGCCACGCCCGGAATGGCCGGCGGACTGTTCGCCATCGATCGCAAGTACTTCTACGAAATGGGATCCTACGACAGCAACATGCGCGTGTGGGGCGGCGAGAACGTGGAGATGTCGTTCCGCATCTGGCAGTGCGGCGGTCGCGTGGAGATCAGCCCCTGCTCCCACGTGGGCCATGTATTCCGCAGCAGCACGCCGTACACGTTTCCCGGCGGCATGAGCGAGGTGCTCACGGACAACTTGGCGCGGGCGGCCACCGTGTGGATGGACGACTGGCAGTACTTTGTGATGCTCTACACCTCCGGCCTGTCGCTGGGGGCCAAGGACAAGGTGAATGTGACGGAGCGCGTGGCGCTGCGTGAGCGGCTGCAGTGCAAGCCGTTCTCCTGGTATCTGGAGAACATTTGGCCGGAGCACTTCTTCCCGGCCCCCGACCGCTTCTTCGGCAAGATCATCTGGCTGGACGGCGAGACGGAGTGCGGCCAGGCCTACAGCAAGCACATGAAGAGCCTTCCGGGGCGCGCTCTGTCGCGGGAGTGGAAGCGGGCGTTCGAGGAGATCGACAGCAAGGCGGAGGAGCTGCTGGCGCTGATCGATCTGGAGCGGGACAAGTGCCTGCGTCCCCTCAAAGAAGACGTGCCGCGCTCCTCGCTGTCGCCAGTCACCGTCGGCGACTGCACGTCCCACGCCCAAACGATGGACATGTTCGTGATAACCCCCAAGGGCCAGATCATGACCAACGACAACGTCTGCCTGACCTACCGCCAGCCCAAGCTGGGCGCGATCAAGATGCTGAAGAACCGCAACGCCACCACTTCGAACGTGATGCTGGCGCAGTGCGCCTCCGACTCCAGTCAGCTGTGGACCTACGACATGGATGTAAGTGCTTTCACAATGTCATCTTATCTTGTCTGTAATTAATATTCCTTCGGCAGACCCAACAAATCTCACATAGCGACACAAAGCTGTGCCTCACCCTCAAGGCGGCGACGAACTCGCGCCTTCAGAAGGTCGAGAAGGTAGTGCTCAGCATGGAGTGCGACTTCAAGGACATCACCCAGAAGTGGGGCCTCATACCGCTGCCATGGCGCATGTAGAGTGAGGAGTGCCAGGACATTATTTCCATTAACCCTGCCAGCAACTCTTTAACGCATTGtgatatttattgaaattgaattgtttGACGAAATTCACTCGTTGATTTCTTAACGTGAACAAGTAACCAACCCACAAGCACACAAAGTAGCAGTCCGCTTTCACTGGCACATTCACCATTAGGACAGCAATGATCTAAAATCAGCAATGATCTAAAATCAGCAATGATCTTAAATCAGCAATGATCTAAAATCAGCAATAATCTTAAATCAGCAATGATCTAAAATCAGCAATGATCTAAAATCAGCAATGATCTAAAATCAGTTAAGGAAGCAGTGGAAGAATCTGTGCCAGTGGGAGCAGACTTCACCAATCAACCGAACACCGATACAGACCCACAAGAATTGTTTTCTAAACACAAATGGAGTGCGTCGGAGAGTTTTTCTCCCGCCTCGATGGATCTAGCTGGCATGTTCTATGCCGTGTCTACGTCATATTATTAAGCAAGTCTTAGGCAATTTTTAGCTGTACTGAAATACTTCCTACCTTCGAACTTACTTTTTGTACACCACTTGAATAAAGCAACCGAATGTAGAGAGAGTATGTTTCTCTTTCTGTGACTTCTGCTCCTGGTTATCGCTGGCCCCTGAGAAAGGTCGCGTTGCAGTTGCTTTAAATTCGGCGCATCTGGCACAGACTGCAGCACTCTCGCGATGAACGGCTGCTACAGCGCAATCAAGTACACGGGCCTGCTCTCCAATCTGCTGTACATGGTGAGCGTGGGTCAATGTTCTTGTTGTCTGCAATCGGTTAATGGTCCTTGGACTTTCAGCTTCTGGGCATAGGCGTGATGGCTGGAGCAGGATTGGGGCTGCAGGTGGCGGAGCCCAACACGCCAGAGCACACGTACTTTGTGAAGAGTCTGGTCCTGGGTGGCACCATCTGCATGATCGTGATGTTCGGCTGCTATGGCATGGTCTGCAACCTGCTCTGTGTCAATCTGATTGTAAGCGAGTGGCAGCATTGAGAGCATTGAAACCCAATGAACTTTCGTTGTACCACCCCCCCCTCAGTTCACCCTGTTCATTCTGATTGCTCTGGCTGCGGAGTATCTGCAGCTGCACCACTACCATAGTCCGTCCCCCAGGAGCTCGGCTGGCGCCTGGCAGCAGCTGGAACTGGCCTGGAGTGGTCTGGACAGGGAGCCCGACCTGATGCACCAGTACGAGGCCGCGCGGCACTGCTGCGGCTTCAACGGCGCCGACGATTACAGGCGCCTGCATCTGCTGGTGCCGGCGAGCTGTTATCAGGCCACTGCCAACGACACCGCCCAGCAGGTCTATCCGATCGGCTGCCTGGAGACGCTGAGCCACAGCCAGCGGTACATTCAACAGCGCGATAAGCTGGCCATGTGGGCCATCGTTGGCCTCGAGGTGGGCAAATGACCTGGCGCTGGACTGCAGTTCCTCCCATAATTCTCGACTCTCGTCCACAGATCTTCATACTGCTGCAGACGGTGGCGCTGAGTGTGCTGCTCTTCAGGCTGCGCCAGCGGCAGCGCCTCGCACGCAGACAGGTGCCGCCAGGTGTGCGGCGCGAACCGCGCTCCAACCATGTGACCGCCTCACGGGCCCAGCTCCTCAACGAGGCCTGACGTGATGATGCTTGATCTTATCGAATGGATTTGTTGGTTGTTGTGGTTGTCAGAGTTCCAAATGCCTATGTATTAATGTCATGGTGGATCAATGTAACCTGCAATTGAACAATGAATGTGTTACGCCCCAAATGGCACAACAGATTTATCAGAAATTCCATCATCATAACAACGATCAGAGGGAAAAGTGGGGTGCTGATAGTTTGGATATTTTAATACCTGTTACTTCGTAAAGCAGAAGGATATATTGTATTctttgaaaagtatgtaacaggtaaaaggtaaaaaggtgtttaatattttagttgaGCACAATTATGCATTTACTTAACGACGTTTAccaatttccaattttaataatataaaatgtatctGCATCATTGCCGCGTCCGAAATctatattagtttttaaaaaaatcacttctgaacattttttaataaaacttgcTTAGATGAATGTTAGCACCGTCTAAGTATACTGTAAAGAATGGATGTGCAAAAACTACATACAGAATCGCAGACCTTTgcgttttttattattttttgtaaacagcTCTTCCAGTTTTTTCGCGTCTGAAATtcatgtatttttatacccttgcagagggtattataatttcagtcagaagcttgcaacccagtgaaggagacatttccgaccctataaagtatatattcttgatcagtatcactaggcgaaTCGATCTAGcaatgtccgtctgtccgtccgtttctacgcaaactagtctctcagttttaaagctatcttaatgaaactttcccaaaagttgtctttctattgctggtagtatataagtcggaacgagccggatcggacgactatagcatatagctcccatagggacaatcgaaaaaataaataaaaaaaattataactttgctgttttttaattttatttttagttcttcgaaatatagtattggttaaaaaattcagagttacggtttaaattacaacaaaatcggacgtctatagcatatagctcccatacaaataaaaaaaatatataaaataactatctaatatttgagctgcaaatcatcattgcttcaatgcttttcaacatatacgcaaataaatcataattttaatgttttcaaaaacgtttaatttttacaatagctgcaagggtatatgaacttcggcttgcaaagtttgctttctttcttgtttttttttaaattccaagaAGTTACTGGATAAATTTTGCTAAGTTTTTTTAGCGTTAATAGAGATGCTTAAAGCTATCctaagcaaaaattaaaaaataaaaaaacctacTTTTACACACTTGTTTTGAATGTTAAAGCTGTCAGGATGTCGCCTCGAAAGCCCTGGAAAGCCCATATGTAATTTAATAAGACTgtggtaaaatttttttcttaatgatATATTGTACTTTATCAATAGGGTTCACACCCTAACGTTACTTGGCTTATCTGCCTTTCTGTCTTAATCATACTACGGCTTAagagaataaatataaatgtgaCTCTGCAAATTTTGGGCAAGCCGGCTGCTAATAAGTTTACTTGAAAGGCCGTGCTTTGTTTGTGGTCTGGAGAAGACGGACTGTGgagttttgtttataattttcggaCTCGCGGAGAAATTAAAAAGAGCGTGGAAACTGCCCCCAAGAACTTATTGTTGGAGTGGAGAAGCTGAATAAGATCTTTTCAACTCGAAGTTGGTTATAAACCTTTTAAAGAGAATAACTTGTATGTAagtatataaatgaaaatttataggAAAATCGTATACTCTTTTCGCTTGCAAATCGGTGACCTTAATTTGCCCATATTTCCATTAAGTTAGTTTACAGTTGCTTATTCTTTGCTTAGTACAATTATCTCATGCTTAATAAGAATAAACTGTAAGCGAACGTAACATAAATATGTATGGTCCGTATGTATGATCGTGTAAAATTtcctaaatttgtttttttttcaaggaaTAATCCCTATATCtcgttttattttccttaTATAAAGGTTTTATAAAGTTTCGGAACCATCATTTGACTGCAAATCTCTTGCCGAAGATATCTTCCGTTctcgttttaaatttaaatcgatatTTTCAAGATAAAGAATTTTATGGCCATTTAAGATTCAATCGATCTACATTTAATatctctttttttatatatacgtttCTTATTTGCCTAGGGATTTTGCTTTTGTACAAAAGTCATTGGTAATCAGTAGGTGTAACGACGAGTTTTATTGGTCAGTTGGCAGCACAAGGTGATGCCCAAGATGATGCCTACGACCTGTAATGGAGGAACGAatgaataattaatataatgttactattattattaatatataatctTATTTTCTATTAACGGCTTTGATGCCTCCCAGTCCCTGTATTCAGAGAGGGAAAAAACTCGAAGAAAgactaaaaatcaaaatgatattttaacgATTTTGTCCCGATTTATGTGACTTGAAATTAGTACATACGTTCTAATAGCTAGAGCATTTTTCTTGAATTAATATTATGCTGTAATCGAcctaaaaataactttttaggTAGAGGGGTTCTAACTTTGAACTCAAAACTTTGCCCCAGCAGCGAGTTCGAGTTCAAGCCACAAAGTGAAAGAAATTTGAAGGCATTTGCGGGCATAAGTTCGATTCCGGCTTAATAGGCAGacataacaaatttttgtataaattgtaCAAATACACAGGGTATAAACCTGTGTAAGTAAaacataatattataatatttgaaGTCATATTCTGGTGCATAAGCAAGAACGATAGAAGACAAATATGTTTAACTCAATCAACCTATCAATTCGTAAAATAACTTTCTTTCTACTTTTTCTTGAACAAAACATAGGCGCGGGTAAGATATCGATTATCTGTTTTAGGAATCGGATCGGATAGAGTTCTAATTCACTTGATTCAATATTCTGtttgaatttaatgaaatggtATCTGGAGATTTTCTCACCTCGTAGCCAATGAGTCCGCAGTGGATCCACTTCTCGAATCGGTAGATCTGCAGGTAGGATCGCTGGACGGCAGCCATGCAGCCCTCCGCGTAGGGATACAGGGCGTGGATGCCATCCTTGGTGTGGAAGCAGCTGCGCGGCACCTTCATGTTGAGGCTGGTGTAGTCGGAATAGCCCTTGTCGCCACAGCACTCGTACTTGAATATGTAGGAGCAAATACTTAGAAGATAGATAGGCGGAGATACTCAACCTTGACCCACCTCCTGCTGCAGGTGATGCATGGCGCCATGGTGGACCAGCTCCTTCATCCAGAGATCCATCACGTACACCTCAGTGGCGTCCAGCTGCTTGGTCTCGTTGTAGTGCGACACCTTCCAGATGTGCGCGGCTATCAGAATCAGCAGCACAATCAGGTTCTGCAACTCGGGCACTTGTAGTTCCCATCAATCGACAAGTCATCTGCTCGGGCTActcaccaccaccatcacctTGATGGAACCGAGGATGGCGCCCAGACAGCCGACGAGTCCAGCGAAGATCAGAGCACCGGCCATGCCCAGTTGGACGAACTTCTCCAGATGCTCCGCGGAGCCCTCGTTGAACTTGTCCAGCTCATAGACGCCGGCCAGGGCCGCCAGGATGCCAGCGGTCTGAATCggtattaaaattatgaattatgcCTGAGCACATTAAGCGATTGCTAATGGCCCATGAAATGGGCTAACAAAATCTTCAGAGACAAACATTCGGCGACGTGGGCGACGTCATCGGCCAGCGAGAAcatccaaaataaaaacaaaactgacgcaaaaataaattgaattactttggactttatttttaaatggcaCATACActttttcctttcttgttgctGTCGCTTCGATTGTTCGGAAAACTCGACTGCCCGACAAAAGTGGGCAGAACTAGAGCCAAGTGACATCTTGTCTGGTAGAAATGGAAATTTGGTTTGGGATTTGTTTGCTGCCAAATTGGCCTTCTACTCGGGcggccgaaaaaaaaaaaaattacaatcaaaactgaaaaatGGGACAAGAGTGTAAGATATTTAATGATCTTGCTGTGACAGACTGCCACTGAGTTAAATTCGAATCGAGAATTCCATGAGCAAGTGTTTCCGTTACTCATACGCCGTGTGTGACTCAAAAGGTGTAGTGAACTGTTGCATTTAACATGATTAACACAGTGCACAGTGACAATCATttaggtatttaaaattggaacTTGGAAAGTTAATGAGCAATACGACATGTGAATACTCCCATAAAAAATCCCTTACCAATGTGATTGTACTAAAGACAACCGAGGTCCATTGCAAGCACACGCGCACTGTGGGCATTTTACTATTTGCATAAGcaatatttttctataagtaATATATTTGATTGCACACTCATTCGAGCAGCGACTCCAGGCGGCGGACGTGTTTCCCCCGAAAATTCGCCTTCCAATCTCGACCGACTGTGCGTCGCGGTGACCGAACTGTTAGTGCCGTCGGATCGGgccaaaataaaacgaaaccCGACAGAAGAGCGCAAGAAGCTGCGAACTGTTTACAAATCCGCCGAGTGGCCGTCCGTGTCCGTATCCGTGTCCGTCTCGGTCTCGGTGTCCGTTTCGGCGTTTTGTGTGCCGGTCGTTACTTAGGAGACCGGCTGCCACCAAATCTCATTCGCACCGCGCCTCCTCCGCCCTACACTCATAAAAATGCCCATTTTCTTCTTAAACAATGTTAATCAGccttattatatatatttttttttaatttaactctTTCTTGAAATATAAATCTTACCTTTCCAATAAATGatatttatctttataaaTGTAAGTTCGTtcataacaaataaattcgttttaagattttttaccattagcaaaaaaaaagttttaaaagtaaaaacatttatttttacaaacacaaataattatatgttACCATTAAAGgtaaatttcgaaaaaaaatattccttggtttaaatttcttaaatttggaatatatttgttttgagtGTACCTCATTCTAgcgtatatttttatatgcgTTTTTATAGGCAGACACATATCTATTTAGCAGCTCCTCCGATGTTCCGCATGTAGTGGGCACAAACAACACttattgaatattttgatttcggtttatttttattctacTTTTTAGGTGCCTCCAGATCATCTTAAGCTGCTATAAAAATCCATACGTATTGGCATATGTGTTGCCAACAACAACCGATTTCGGTGGTTCGTAGGGGACCTGTTAGAATCTCTCGCGCCGCAATTTATTGCGCACCGTGATGCCCAAGTGAGTGGCGGCTCCCAGGGCGGCGAACTGTATGGAGATATCGGAAAACTGATTAGAGCCCTCTATTTATACGGCCCGGCCATTGGAGCTATGTGGCCGCCCAGGGTCGGCGTGGAGCTCAcctccaccagcagcagcagccattTGATGATGAGTCCGATGACCACGTTGTCGGTGGCATGGGCCTGCACGGCCCGCAGACAGCCCTCGGTGAAGAGGAAGTCACCGTGCCGCAGGAACGCTTTGTAGCAGGTACTGGGTATTCCCCGGCCCATCAGAATGTAATCGTGAGAGCCCAACTCGCCGCAGCACGAGTACTGCAATAAAATGTGCAACAAAGTCAGTATTCTGAGTGCTGTAAGCTatcactgataaaaaaaaaatattacactATTTAGATCATATCAAAATGTACAAAAACgttcataaaattataaagctCTACCcttaaaatgtgaaaaaaattatagaaaaactTTGAGTCAGAAAGAACTTACAAGCTATTCGGaaactgcattaaaaaatcattaaattgattggaaaaaaataaacaaaatacagaTTGTTATAGTTAAAGTATGTGAGTAACTTAAGATGACTATGAccttattattattgcttaaaagtaatttaatttgcaattttttttaagcctaTGCATATGCATATTACCATATTATTACCACCATCCCAATGATGGGGACTCGGAAACCATGATGGTCATTTTGCCAGATAAAATGGTTATAGCCACATTCTGGGTTACTAACAGACATTGATACCGACTCGGATTTTGGTAAAGAGTAAAGGGtaacttaaattaaactgTACCTTTTGCTGAATAAATGATATGCGTTCTACATTTGCCCTCGGATCAGACCAGAT from Drosophila gunungcola strain Sukarami chromosome 2R unlocalized genomic scaffold, Dgunungcola_SK_2 000012F, whole genome shotgun sequence includes the following:
- the LOC128255912 gene encoding polypeptide N-acetylgalactosaminyltransferase 3, with the translated sequence MGLRFQQLKKLWLLYLFLLFFAFFMFAISINLYVSSIQSADSEMRHPKPPPKRRSLWPHKNIVAHYIGKGDIFGNMTADDYNINLFQPINGEGADGRPVVVPPRDRFRMQRFFRLNSFNLLASDRIPLNRTLKDYRTPECRDKKYASGLPSTSVIIVFHNEAWSVLLRTITSVINRSPRHVLKEIILVDDASDRSYLKRQLESYVKVLSVPTRIFRMQKRSGLVPARLLGAEHARGDVLTFLDAHCECSRGWLEPLLSRIKESRKVVICPVIDIISDDNFSYTKTFENHWGAFNWQLSFRWFSSDRKRQTPSNSSKDSTAPIATPGMAGGLFAIDRKYFYEMGSYDSNMRVWGGENVEMSFRIWQCGGRVEISPCSHVGHVFRSSTPYTFPGGMSEVLTDNLARAATVWMDDWQYFVMLYTSGLSLGAKDKVNVTERVALRERLQCKPFSWYLENIWPEHFFPAPDRFFGKIIWLDGETECGQAYSKHMKSLPGRALSREWKRAFEEIDSKAEELLALIDLERDKCLRPLKEDVPRSSLSPVTVGDCTSHAQTMDMFVITPKGQIMTNDNVCLTYRQPKLGAIKMLKNRNATTSNVMLAQCASDSSQLWTYDMDTQQISHSDTKLCLTLKAATNSRLQKVEKVVLSMECDFKDITQKWGLIPLPWRM
- the LOC128255926 gene encoding protein late bloomer translates to MNGCYSAIKYTGLLSNLLYMLLGIGVMAGAGLGLQVAEPNTPEHTYFVKSLVLGGTICMIVMFGCYGMVCNLLCVNLIFTLFILIALAAEYLQLHHYHSPSPRSSAGAWQQLELAWSGLDREPDLMHQYEAARHCCGFNGADDYRRLHLLVPASCYQATANDTAQQVYPIGCLETLSHSQRYIQQRDKLAMWAIVGLEIFILLQTVALSVLLFRLRQRQRLARRQVPPGVRREPRSNHVTASRAQLLNEA
- the LOC128255920 gene encoding uncharacterized protein LOC128255920 isoform X1, coding for MIVTVHCVNHVKCNSSLHLLSHTRRMSNGNTCSWNSRFEFNSVAVCHSKIIKYLTLLSHFSVLIVIFFFFGRPSRRPIWQQTNPKPNFHFYQTRCHLALVLPTFVGQSSFPNNRSDSNKKGKSTAGILAALAGVYELDKFNEGSAEHLEKFVQLGMAGALIFAGLVGCLGAILGSIKVMVVNLIVLLILIAAHIWKVSHYNETKQLDATEVYVMDLWMKELVHHGAMHHLQQEYECCGDKGYSDYTSLNMKVPRSCFHTKDGIHALYPYAEGCMAAVQRSYLQIYRFEKWIHCGLIGYEVVGIILGITLCCQLTNKTRRYTY
- the LOC128255920 gene encoding protein late bloomer isoform X2 encodes the protein MPTVRVCLQWTSVVFSTITLTAGILAALAGVYELDKFNEGSAEHLEKFVQLGMAGALIFAGLVGCLGAILGSIKVMVVNLIVLLILIAAHIWKVSHYNETKQLDATEVYVMDLWMKELVHHGAMHHLQQEYECCGDKGYSDYTSLNMKVPRSCFHTKDGIHALYPYAEGCMAAVQRSYLQIYRFEKWIHCGLIGYEVVGIILGITLCCQLTNKTRRYTY